One window from the genome of Dermacentor silvarum isolate Dsil-2018 chromosome 5, BIME_Dsil_1.4, whole genome shotgun sequence encodes:
- the LOC119454295 gene encoding cytochrome P450 3A43: protein MGRYPDIQEKMRTEVLDAFKKEGGELSMHTLLNLPYTNQVISETLRMYPPLVTLIARGSDEDFQCGKYLIKKGMSIMSPTYQLHYDPQYWTNPEKFDPERFSPENKHLVNPIAYQPYGLGLRMCIGHRLALVELPSVTAQVLRHFRISLGPSQAGELKLDTYAVLSVPKEKVWVKIHKLNNVK from the exons ATGGGGAGATACCCTGATATCCAGGAGAAAATGAGGACAGAGGTGTTGGACGCTTTCAAAAAAGAG GGTGGCGAACTGTCCATGCACACCCTTTTGAATCTTCCCTACACAAACCAGGTCATATCTGAGACACTCCGGATGTATCCGCCACTTGTCAC GCTCATTGCACGAGGATCGGACGAGGACTTCCAATGTGGCAAATACCTGATCAAGAAAGGCATGTCGATTATGTCGCCCACTTACCAGCTGCACTATGACCCTCAGTACTGGACCAACCCCGAAAAGTTTGACCCCGAAAG GTTCAGCCCGGAAAACAAGCACCTGGTCAACCCCATCGCCTACCAACCCTACGGCCTCGGTTTGCGCATGTGTATCGGCCACCGCCTTGCACTGGTCGAGCTACCTTCGGTCACCGCTCAAGTCTTGCGTCACTTCCGCATCAGTCTGGGACCCAGTCAGGCG GGGGAATTGAAGCTGGATACCTACGCTGTTCTCTCAGTGCCCAAGGAAAAGGTGTGGGTGAAAATACACAAGCTAAACAATGTGAAATAA